In Drosophila innubila isolate TH190305 chromosome 2R unlocalized genomic scaffold, UK_Dinn_1.0 1_C_2R, whole genome shotgun sequence, the following are encoded in one genomic region:
- the LOC117782792 gene encoding ovochymase-1 produces MRLQLICCVALASLLLHSSVKEVQLQPVLRVSVGKGGFFQWLQMILWTTTTTAPTTSTSTTEQTPENSIERECVSCQCGLINSLRKIVGGQETRRHQYPWLVAVLILGHFYCAGSLINDLYVLTAAHCVLGVPPELITLRFLEHNRSDSDPLVLERQAVHVKVHELYNPRSFDNDIALITLDKPVSFEGLIRPVCLPDSGSSFDGKMAFVAGWGARQEGGFATDTLQEVNVLVLSQSECRNSSYTPALISDNMLCAGYVDEDARDACSGDSGGPLHVLLDGQPGQCQVAGIVSWGKGCARPNTPGVYTRVNQYLHWIEASTPHACVCVPIPGEDY; encoded by the exons ATGAGATTACAGCTCATCTGCTGTGTGGCACTGGCAAGTCTCCTCCTGCACTCTTCCGTGAAGGAGGTCCAGTTGCAGCCTGTTCTCCGTGTTTCTGTGGGAAAAGGCGGCTTTTTTCAGTGGTTGCAAATGATTCTGTggacaactacaactacagctCCTACGACTTCCACTTCGACTACGGAGCAAACACCGGAGAACTCCATCGAAAGGGAATGTGTGAGTTGTCAGTGTGGATTAATCAATTCGTTGCGTAAGATCGTGGGCGGTCAGGAGACTCGACGGCATCAGTATCCCTGGTTAGTTGCCGTGCTAATTCTTGGGCACTTCTACTGCGCTGGATCTCTCATCAATGATCTGTACGTGCTAACAGCAGCCCATTGTGTGCTGGGTGTTCCGCCGGAGCTGATCACGCTCAGATTCCTCGAGCACAATCGCAGTGATAGCGATCCTCTGGTCCTGGAACGCCAAGCCGTCCATGTCAAGGTCCATGAGCTATATAATCCACGCAGTTTCGATAACGACATTGCTCTGATAACACTTGATAAGCCGGTCAGCTTCGAGGGACTTATACGACCCGTTTGTCTGCCAGACTCCGGCTCCAGCTTCGATGGGAAGATGGCTTTTGTGGCGGGTTGGGGAGCACGCCAAGAGGGAGGATTTGCGACGGATACTTTGCAG GAAGTCAATGTGCTCGTTCTCAGCCAATCTGAGTGCCGCAACTCCAGCTACACTCCAGCCCTGATCTCCGACAATATGCTCTGCGCCGGCTACGTGGACGAGGATGCCAGGGATGCGTGCAGTGGCGATAGCGGAGGTCCACTCCATGTCCTTCTCGATGGACAGCCGGGACAGTGCCAGGTGGCGGGCATTGTCTCTTGGGGCAAGGGTTGTGCCAGACCCAATACTCCCGGAGTTTACACAAGGGTCAATCAATATCTGCACTGGATTGAAGCCAGCACGCCGcatgcctgtgtgtgtgttcccATTCCCGGGGAGGATTACTAG
- the LOC117782791 gene encoding uncharacterized protein LOC117782791, which produces MDDQQVATEDLSTANNVEHLEFLQFLKTLDDVPNEIGNVSNDDDNFSELKTETETEMEMETELEAEPVAPEPNHNEQFMDPELTIPHITISMPEGQFMGSALDSDQVIPQINISFSNLPPAPPERSKSELQQEQLSLRKHSFVHKLYLAASSQRVTFLHWSADGEQLQLDYIGLQEHLTGGQSMFRSCNVQQFTRHILDIGFERVTQPADLLEERPQLSYQHSYFKSDQPELLLQLPTPESEVSQAFPKPTINSLLSRKSLVLDSESKSLNLQSPLQMARCRFEVLLHYHNDVRLLQQQEPNAEQLLPRRGRISSSRQPAQVLTPSLASKHVNPRDSVLQFETGQVPEYAGFYGRVEPALIAEFFAEYLPRYGARISGYKDIVVDASKANSFQQNLPIGIVYSEDEEDLDDHQIPAADAKNDDSQSVDIANSLPEDIELEQVMQELCGIVPEAEEHLDNKELTTTTATPKPKLKRKKLVRKCATADNELQPESPQEETVEDLMETTAQVASCVNDELKPEIEKNNSKDNSNSNHKDDADKDLKCQTTPKRDVKRRRYDLRNSKSKRSI; this is translated from the coding sequence ATGGATGACCAGCAGGTGGCAACCGAGGACCTCAGCACGGCGAACAATGTTGAGCATTTGGAATTTCTGCAGTTTCTCAAGACCCTCGACGATGTGCCCAACGAGATTGGCAACGTGAGCAACGACGATGACAATTTCTCTGAGCTGAAAACGGAAacggagacggagatggagatggagacagAGTTGGAGGCGGAGCCAGTTGCTCCAGAACCTAATCATAATGAGCAATTTATGGATCCGGAGCTGACCATTCCTCACATTACCATCAGCATGCCAGAAGGTCAATTCATGGGTAGCGCCTTGGATTCCGATCAGGTGATTCCACAGATCAACATTAGCTTCAGCAACCTGCCACCAGCTCCGCCAGAGCGTTCCAAGTCGGAgctgcagcaggagcagctgtCGCTGAGGAAGCATTCCTTTGTCCACAAGCTGTACCTGGCGGCCAGCAGTCAGCGGGTGACATTTCTCCACTGGTCAGCGGATGGGgaacagctgcagctggatTACATTGGACTGCAGGAGCATCTGACTGGGGGTCAGAGTATGTTTCGCAgttgcaacgtgcaacagtTCACGCGCCACATCCTCGACATTGGATTCGAGCGTGTGACGCAGCCTGCGGATCTGCTCGAGGAGCGTCCTCAGTTGTCCTATCAGCACAGCTACTTTAAGTCCGATCAGCCGGAGCTTCTGCTCCAGCTGCCCACTCCGGAGTCTGAAGTGTCACAGGCATTCCCAAAGCCAACAATCAATTCCCTTTTGTCGAGAAAATCCCTTGTCCTGGATTCAGAGTCCAAGTCCCTGAATCTCCAGTCGCCCTTGCAGATGGCCCGTTGTCGCTTCGAGGTCCTCTTGCACTACCACAACGATGTGCGACTCCTGCAGCAACAGGAGCCCAATGCGGAGCAGCTTCTGCCACGTCGCGGACGCATTAGCAGCAGTCGACAGCCGGCTCAGGTGTTGACGCCTTCGCTGGCCTCGAAGCATGTGAATCCCAGGGATTCTGTGCTGCAGTTTGAGACTGGTCAAGTGCCCGAATATGCCGGATTCTATGGACGAGTGGAGCCAGCCTTGATTGCTGAGTTCTTTGCGGAATATCTGCCCCGTTATGGCGCCAGGATCAGTGGCTACAAGGACATTGTTGTGGATGCCAGCAAGGCGAATTCATTCCAGCAGAATCTTCCCATTGGCATTGTGTACTCCGAGGATGAGGAAGATCTCGACGACCATCAAATTCCAGCTGCAGATGCGAAAAACGATGACTCCCAATCGGTTGACATTGCGAATTCTCTGCCCGAAGACATTGAACTGGAGCAGGTGATGCAGGAGCTTTGTGGCATTGTGCCCGAGGCGGAGGAGCACCTGGACAACAAGGAgttgacgacgacgacagcaacACCCAAGCCGAagctcaaaagaaaaaaactggtAAGAAAATGTGCAACTGCGGATAATGAACTGCAACCTGAATCTCCACAAGAAGAAACTGTCGAAGATCTAATGGAAACAACTGCCCAAGTCGCATCTTGTGTTAATGATGAACTCAAGCCCGAAATCGAGAAGAACAACAGCAAGGACAACAGCAATTCCAACCACAAGGATGACGCTGACAAGGATCTGAAATGCCAGACAACTCCCAAGAGAGACGTCAAGAGGCGTCGTTATGATCTACGCAACTCCAAATCGAAGCGATCCATTTGA